A single Flavobacterium sp. 1 DNA region contains:
- a CDS encoding EamA family transporter, translating to MKKYNYYFAAFSAFFLWGFFSLALKPISSYPSLDILFYRVFFSVFTLTAINLIFRRKNLKKNWEDFKIMPKKKRQKIIILTLVGSLILASNWLIFIYVINHINVKAGSLAYLICPILTTVFAFFLLHEKLNKWKWTAVCISTISCVLLSLNHFQDIFYSLVVASTYALYLVSQRKNSEIDKFLVLNIQLLFIALLILPFYPSYSGAVPTAPLFYMCLFCIVVLFTIIPLFLNLYALKGLDSSTVGILMYINPIINFTLAVFYFKEEVSLLQMVSYSLILISIIIFNKKVLFGKKNKSKVIVQDSKSI from the coding sequence ATGAAAAAATACAACTACTACTTTGCCGCTTTTTCAGCTTTTTTTCTCTGGGGATTTTTCAGTCTGGCCTTAAAACCTATTTCCTCTTATCCCTCCCTCGATATACTGTTTTATCGTGTTTTTTTTAGCGTATTTACACTAACAGCCATAAATCTCATCTTTAGACGGAAAAATCTCAAAAAAAACTGGGAAGATTTTAAAATAATGCCTAAAAAGAAGAGACAAAAAATCATCATACTAACCTTGGTTGGAAGTTTAATTTTAGCTTCCAACTGGCTAATTTTTATATATGTGATTAATCATATAAACGTCAAAGCAGGCTCATTGGCATACTTGATTTGCCCCATTCTGACTACCGTTTTTGCTTTCTTTTTGCTTCATGAAAAATTAAACAAATGGAAATGGACAGCAGTTTGCATCAGTACGATAAGCTGCGTTTTACTGTCTCTAAATCATTTTCAGGATATTTTTTACAGTCTTGTAGTTGCTTCGACCTATGCCTTATATTTGGTTAGTCAGCGTAAAAACAGTGAAATTGATAAGTTTCTGGTTTTGAACATTCAGCTGCTTTTTATTGCCTTGCTTATTTTGCCTTTTTATCCGAGTTACAGCGGAGCAGTTCCAACTGCTCCTTTATTTTATATGTGTTTATTTTGTATTGTAGTACTTTTTACGATTATTCCGCTATTTTTAAACTTGTATGCGTTAAAAGGACTTGATTCATCCACTGTGGGAATCCTAATGTATATCAATCCGATAATCAATTTTACTTTGGCTGTTTTTTATTTTAAGGAAGAAGTAAGCCTGCTTCAGATGGTTTCCTATTCCCTTATTTTAATCTCTATTATTATTTTTAATAAGAAAGTATTATTTGGCAAAAAAAATAAATCCAAAGTAATTGTTCAGGATTCAAAATCTATCTAG